One stretch of Streptomyces sp. R21 DNA includes these proteins:
- a CDS encoding amino acid adenylation domain-containing protein encodes MTQQTSHDGRGTLEGVYPLTPLQEGMLFHALYDTDGVDVYNVQTAVELNGDLDPARLRSACRHVLRRHAVLRTAFQQRKSGQPVQLVARDVAVPWQFTDLSTLEPAEQRTRLARALAEDRARRFDMALPPLVRFALVRTAPDRHILVMTHHHILLDGWSVPLVLGDLFETYARGGDDAAAAALRPAVPFRDYLGWLAGQDRAAAEDAWRTALSGFEEPTLVAPGADAAGGRAMPRVVVVDLPEDVTARLTATARRHGLTANTVVQGAWALLLGLLTGRRDVVFGSTVSGRPPQLAGVEDMVGLLINTVPVRVRLDPERPLAELLSGLQDEQTALTPYHYLGLADVQRLAGTGELFDTSVAFENAPASADASAEGVPGLRIGLADLSHPGDEATGSNHYPLSLVATPGARLRLHVNYRADVYEHSRAQDMAARLRHLLEVFADAPGTPLGRIGWLTPGERELPARWNDTAHPVPATTLPELFEAQAARTPGASAAVCGDEKLSYAELNARANRLARLLVERGVGPESRVAVTLPRSLDLIVTLLAVLKAGGAYLPFEPGVPADRVAFMSAEAAPVTTVTRSDVRPAAAHGAPAVLLDDDAIRVRLAALSDADLTPAERSAPLCPAHPAYVLYTSGSTGRPKGVAVPHEAITNRLHWMQAQYGLTHDDRVLQKTPAGFDVSVWEFFWPLITGAALVLARPDGHRDPAYLAETIRAHAITTVHFVPSMLQAFTDEPTAAGCTGLRRVICSGEALPVELAGRLRALLPDAGLHNLYGPTEAAVDVTHWPAVHEPGATSVPIGRPVWNTGIHVLDAELRPVPAGVGGELYIAGVQLARGYLNRPALTAERFVADPFGPPGSRIYRTGDLARRRPDGVVEYLGRSDHQVKIRGQRIELGEIEAALDAQPGVAQSAVLAREDRPGNLRLAAYVVAETGHLPDPDALRAAVAATLPDYMVPPDLLVLPVFPLTPNGKLDRRALPRPQQRTPATGREPRGEREVTLCGLFAQVLGLEQVGADDSFFDLGGDSIISIQLVARARRAGLVLTPKDVFTHRSPAALARVARSEEGAVTESADAGIGALPLTPIVHWLREHGGPADAFHQSVLLRVPAGLDPDALTGALQAVLDRHDALRMRLSVRTTDGEWSLVVRRPGTVRAADLLSRADVRGLDGTALREAVRDRSARAAAQLAPSTGSMARAVWFDAGADRPGRLLLTVHHLAVDGVSWRVLLPDLKAAWQDLVRGTDPALAPVPTSLRTWAGRLSEAARDPRRTAELPLWQGMLEAGDPPLSDAPLDPARDTHATSASLTVRLPAEVTESLLTTVPAAFRAGVDDVLLTALALAVGAFRREQQLGEDTGVLVDLEGHGREDVVPGLDTSRTAGWFTNLYPVRIDPAVTDWDEVRAAGPALGRALKRVKEQLRALPDHGIGYGMLRHLNPDTGPELARYAPPQIGFNYLGRMSGSGNADWGLAAEQGAVVPGAPGAMPLWHTLDVNSVTEDREDGPHLTATWTWAGELLSEDDVRGIADAWSAALHALVAHTAGQGAGGLTPSDVPVEISQAELEGLEERYAGSAVADVLPLSPFQEGLLFHARYYPGGVDVHNVQLVLELTGELDRDTLRSVCQALVDRHPALRAGFARSDSGRPLQVVQRTAPILWQEADLTSVGTEGPHAALNRLLNDDRRRRFDPEHPPLVRFTLVRMADDRHTLVFTHHHILADGWSASVLLRDLAALSALRGDARGLAPAVSYRDYLGWLAEQDPAAAQHAWNEALDGVKEPTLIAPDVDIAYVPELPERVVLELPADLTAALTATARRQEVTLNTLVQAVWGVLVGGLTGRTDVVFGATVSVRPPELAGVEDMVGPLINTVPVRLRWDAEETVEELVARHQEEQTRLEGSRHLGLSDIQRPVGVGCLFDTSVVFENYPSAQALPALPGSAARVTGFSGRDAYHYPLKLMAVPGERLYLELSHRPDLVTAEQAETVAQQLLGLLEAAATRPRTPVGEATAGIGRLVAAPTAEPRRERAPAAPGIRETPRAPAPRTPEEALLCDLFADVLGVAAVGPRDGFFELGGDSLTALRLTGRISARMGQELCVREVFTHTTVAELADHMAGTLLGRTASQQ; translated from the coding sequence GTGACCCAGCAGACCTCGCACGACGGCCGGGGGACCCTGGAAGGGGTCTACCCGCTGACCCCGCTCCAGGAGGGCATGCTCTTCCACGCCCTCTACGACACGGACGGCGTGGACGTCTACAACGTCCAGACCGCCGTGGAACTGAACGGCGACCTCGACCCGGCACGCCTCAGGTCGGCCTGCCGGCACGTGCTGCGGCGGCACGCGGTGCTGCGTACGGCTTTCCAGCAGCGCAAGTCCGGACAGCCCGTCCAACTCGTGGCCCGTGACGTCGCCGTGCCCTGGCAGTTCACCGACCTCAGCACCCTGGAACCGGCCGAGCAGCGGACCCGGCTCGCCCGGGCGCTCGCCGAGGACCGGGCCCGCCGCTTCGACATGGCCCTGCCGCCGCTGGTGCGGTTCGCCCTGGTGCGGACGGCACCCGACCGGCACATCCTCGTGATGACCCACCATCACATCCTGCTGGACGGCTGGTCGGTGCCCCTCGTCCTCGGCGACCTCTTCGAGACCTACGCGAGAGGCGGCGACGACGCGGCTGCCGCGGCACTGCGTCCCGCGGTGCCGTTCCGCGACTACCTCGGCTGGCTGGCCGGACAGGACCGCGCCGCCGCGGAGGACGCCTGGCGGACGGCCCTGTCCGGCTTCGAGGAACCGACGCTGGTCGCCCCCGGCGCGGATGCCGCGGGGGGCCGCGCGATGCCGCGCGTCGTGGTCGTCGACCTGCCCGAGGACGTGACCGCCCGCCTCACCGCGACGGCCCGCCGCCACGGCCTGACCGCCAACACCGTCGTGCAGGGCGCCTGGGCGCTGCTGCTCGGACTGCTCACCGGCCGGCGCGACGTCGTCTTCGGCTCCACCGTCTCCGGCCGGCCCCCGCAGCTCGCCGGCGTCGAGGACATGGTCGGTCTGCTGATCAACACGGTGCCGGTACGCGTACGCCTCGACCCGGAGCGCCCGCTGGCCGAACTGCTCAGCGGCCTCCAGGACGAGCAGACCGCCCTCACTCCCTACCACTACCTGGGGCTCGCGGACGTTCAGCGACTGGCCGGGACGGGCGAACTCTTCGACACCTCCGTCGCCTTCGAGAACGCTCCCGCGTCGGCGGACGCCTCCGCCGAGGGCGTCCCCGGGCTGCGCATCGGTCTCGCGGACCTGTCCCACCCCGGTGACGAGGCGACCGGCTCCAACCACTACCCGCTGAGCCTTGTCGCCACCCCCGGCGCCCGGCTGCGACTGCACGTCAACTACCGGGCCGACGTCTACGAGCACTCCCGCGCCCAGGACATGGCCGCCCGACTGCGGCACCTGCTGGAGGTCTTCGCCGACGCCCCCGGCACACCGCTGGGCCGGATCGGCTGGCTCACTCCCGGCGAACGCGAGCTGCCCGCCCGCTGGAACGACACCGCCCACCCGGTGCCAGCGACCACGCTGCCCGAGCTCTTCGAGGCACAGGCGGCCCGCACCCCCGGCGCGAGCGCCGCGGTCTGCGGCGACGAGAAGCTGAGCTACGCCGAACTGAACGCCCGCGCCAACCGGCTGGCCAGGCTGCTGGTGGAGCGCGGGGTGGGTCCGGAGAGCCGCGTCGCGGTGACGCTGCCGCGCTCCCTCGACCTCATCGTGACCCTGCTCGCCGTCCTCAAGGCCGGCGGCGCCTACCTGCCCTTCGAACCGGGCGTGCCCGCCGACCGGGTGGCGTTCATGAGCGCGGAGGCGGCTCCGGTCACCACGGTGACGCGCTCCGACGTACGCCCGGCCGCCGCCCACGGGGCACCGGCCGTGCTGCTCGACGACGACGCGATCCGGGTACGCCTCGCCGCCCTGTCCGACGCCGACCTCACCCCCGCCGAGCGGAGCGCGCCGCTGTGCCCCGCCCACCCGGCGTACGTGCTCTACACATCGGGCTCGACCGGCCGGCCCAAGGGCGTCGCCGTCCCGCACGAGGCGATCACCAACCGGCTGCACTGGATGCAGGCGCAGTACGGGCTCACCCACGACGACCGGGTGCTGCAGAAGACACCGGCCGGCTTCGACGTGTCGGTGTGGGAGTTCTTCTGGCCGCTGATCACCGGCGCGGCCCTGGTCCTGGCCCGCCCCGACGGCCACCGCGACCCCGCCTACCTGGCCGAGACGATCCGCGCGCACGCCATCACCACCGTGCACTTCGTACCGTCGATGCTCCAGGCGTTCACCGACGAACCCACCGCCGCCGGATGCACCGGCCTGCGCCGGGTGATCTGCAGCGGGGAGGCGCTCCCGGTCGAACTCGCCGGACGGCTGCGGGCCCTGCTGCCGGACGCCGGGCTGCACAACCTGTACGGGCCCACCGAGGCGGCCGTCGACGTGACGCACTGGCCGGCCGTCCACGAACCGGGCGCCACCTCCGTGCCGATCGGCCGGCCCGTGTGGAACACCGGCATCCATGTGCTGGACGCCGAACTGCGACCGGTGCCCGCGGGCGTCGGCGGTGAGCTGTACATCGCCGGGGTCCAGCTGGCGCGCGGCTACCTCAACCGGCCCGCACTGACCGCGGAACGGTTCGTGGCCGACCCGTTCGGCCCGCCCGGCAGCCGCATCTACCGCACCGGCGACCTCGCCCGCCGACGCCCCGACGGCGTGGTCGAGTACCTGGGCCGCTCCGACCACCAGGTCAAGATCCGCGGGCAGCGCATCGAACTCGGCGAGATCGAGGCGGCCCTGGACGCCCAGCCCGGCGTCGCGCAGTCGGCCGTCCTCGCCCGGGAGGACCGGCCCGGCAACCTCCGCCTCGCGGCCTACGTGGTCGCGGAGACCGGCCACCTGCCCGACCCGGACGCCCTGAGAGCAGCCGTCGCCGCGACCCTGCCCGACTACATGGTCCCCCCCGACCTGCTGGTGCTGCCCGTCTTCCCGCTCACCCCGAACGGCAAGCTGGACCGCCGGGCGCTGCCCCGGCCGCAGCAGCGCACCCCGGCCACCGGGCGGGAGCCGCGCGGCGAGCGCGAGGTGACCCTGTGCGGCCTGTTCGCGCAGGTGCTCGGGCTGGAACAGGTCGGCGCCGACGACAGCTTCTTCGACCTCGGCGGCGACTCGATCATCTCCATCCAGCTCGTCGCCCGTGCCCGCAGGGCGGGGCTCGTGCTCACCCCGAAGGACGTCTTCACCCACCGCAGTCCCGCCGCCCTCGCGAGGGTCGCCCGCAGCGAGGAGGGCGCCGTCACCGAGAGCGCCGACGCGGGCATCGGCGCCCTGCCGCTCACCCCGATCGTCCACTGGCTGCGCGAGCACGGCGGCCCCGCCGACGCGTTCCACCAGTCCGTGCTGCTGCGGGTCCCGGCGGGCCTCGACCCGGACGCGCTCACCGGCGCGCTCCAGGCCGTCCTCGACCGCCACGACGCGCTGCGCATGCGCCTGTCGGTGCGCACGACGGACGGCGAGTGGTCCCTGGTCGTACGCCGCCCCGGAACCGTACGGGCCGCCGACCTGCTCTCCCGGGCGGACGTCCGCGGTCTGGACGGCACCGCCCTGCGCGAGGCGGTACGGGACCGGTCCGCGCGGGCCGCCGCCCAACTCGCCCCGAGCACCGGGTCGATGGCGCGGGCCGTGTGGTTCGACGCCGGAGCGGACCGCCCCGGGCGACTGCTCCTGACCGTGCACCACCTCGCGGTGGACGGTGTGTCCTGGCGTGTGCTGCTCCCGGACCTCAAGGCCGCGTGGCAGGACCTGGTGCGCGGCACCGACCCCGCGCTCGCCCCCGTCCCCACCTCGCTGCGGACCTGGGCGGGGCGGCTGTCGGAGGCGGCCCGCGACCCCCGCCGCACCGCCGAACTGCCGCTGTGGCAGGGGATGCTGGAGGCCGGCGACCCACCGCTGAGCGACGCGCCCCTGGATCCGGCCCGCGACACCCACGCCACCTCGGCCTCCCTCACCGTGCGGCTGCCGGCCGAGGTCACCGAGAGCCTGCTGACGACGGTTCCCGCCGCGTTCCGGGCCGGCGTCGACGACGTCCTGCTCACCGCACTGGCCCTGGCCGTCGGGGCCTTCCGGCGCGAACAGCAGCTCGGCGAGGACACCGGTGTCCTGGTCGACCTGGAGGGCCACGGCCGCGAGGACGTCGTCCCGGGCCTCGACACCTCGCGCACGGCCGGCTGGTTCACGAACCTCTACCCCGTGCGGATCGACCCCGCCGTCACCGACTGGGACGAGGTGCGCGCCGCCGGGCCCGCACTCGGCCGGGCCCTGAAGAGGGTCAAGGAGCAGCTGCGAGCGCTGCCCGACCACGGTATCGGCTACGGCATGCTGCGCCACCTCAACCCGGACACCGGCCCGGAACTCGCCCGGTACGCGCCGCCGCAGATCGGCTTCAACTACCTGGGCCGCATGTCGGGTTCGGGGAACGCGGACTGGGGCCTCGCGGCGGAACAGGGCGCCGTTGTGCCCGGCGCACCGGGCGCCATGCCGCTGTGGCACACCCTCGATGTCAACTCCGTGACCGAGGACCGCGAGGACGGGCCGCATCTGACGGCGACCTGGACCTGGGCGGGTGAACTGCTCTCCGAGGACGACGTACGGGGCATCGCCGACGCCTGGTCCGCCGCACTGCACGCCCTCGTCGCGCATACTGCCGGGCAGGGAGCCGGCGGCCTCACGCCCAGCGACGTACCGGTGGAGATCTCGCAGGCCGAGCTGGAGGGCCTCGAGGAGCGTTACGCGGGCTCGGCGGTGGCCGACGTCCTGCCGCTGTCACCGTTCCAGGAGGGCCTGCTCTTCCACGCCCGCTACTACCCCGGTGGAGTGGACGTCCACAACGTGCAGCTCGTCCTGGAGCTCACCGGCGAACTCGACCGGGACACGCTGCGCTCCGTGTGCCAGGCGCTCGTCGACCGGCACCCCGCGCTGCGGGCCGGGTTCGCCCGGAGCGACTCGGGACGCCCGTTGCAGGTGGTCCAGCGGACGGCGCCGATCCTGTGGCAGGAGGCCGACCTCACCAGCGTCGGCACGGAGGGCCCGCACGCGGCCCTGAACCGGCTGCTGAACGACGACCGCCGCCGCCGGTTCGACCCCGAGCACCCGCCGCTCGTCCGGTTCACCCTGGTCCGGATGGCCGACGACCGGCACACGCTGGTCTTCACCCACCACCACATCCTGGCCGACGGCTGGTCGGCCTCCGTCCTCCTGCGGGACCTCGCCGCGCTCTCCGCGCTCCGGGGCGACGCCAGGGGGCTCGCGCCCGCCGTGTCGTACCGCGACTACCTCGGCTGGCTGGCGGAACAGGACCCGGCCGCCGCGCAGCACGCCTGGAACGAGGCCCTCGACGGGGTGAAGGAGCCGACGCTGATCGCTCCGGACGTCGACATCGCGTACGTGCCGGAACTGCCCGAGCGCGTGGTGCTGGAACTGCCCGCCGACCTCACCGCGGCCCTGACGGCGACCGCACGCCGGCAGGAGGTCACCCTCAACACCCTGGTGCAGGCGGTGTGGGGCGTGCTGGTCGGCGGGCTCACCGGACGCACCGACGTGGTGTTCGGTGCCACGGTCTCCGTACGGCCCCCGGAGCTGGCGGGCGTCGAGGACATGGTCGGCCCGCTGATCAACACGGTGCCCGTACGGCTGCGGTGGGACGCCGAGGAAACGGTGGAGGAGCTCGTCGCCCGGCACCAGGAGGAGCAGACCCGCCTCGAAGGCAGCCGGCACCTGGGGCTCTCCGACATACAGCGGCCCGTCGGAGTGGGCTGCCTGTTCGACACCTCCGTCGTCTTCGAGAACTACCCGTCGGCCCAGGCACTCCCCGCCCTGCCCGGCAGCGCCGCCCGCGTCACCGGGTTCAGCGGACGGGACGCCTACCACTACCCGTTGAAGCTGATGGCGGTCCCCGGCGAACGCCTCTACCTGGAGCTGAGCCACCGGCCCGACCTCGTCACAGCGGAACAGGCGGAGACGGTCGCGCAGCAGCTCCTCGGCCTGCTGGAGGCGGCGGCCACCCGGCCCCGGACACCCGTCGGCGAGGCCACCGCGGGCATCGGGCGGCTCGTCGCGGCACCCACCGCGGAGCCGCGCCGGGAGCGGGCGCCCGCCGCACCCGGCATCCGCGAGACCCCGCGCGCCCCGGCCCCCAGGACGCCCGAGGAGGCGCTGCTGTGCGACCTGTTCGCCGACGTGCTCGGCGTCGCGGCCGTCGGCCCGCGCGACGGCTTCTTCGAGCTGGGCGGCGACTCCCTGACGGCGCTGCGGCTGACCGGCCGGATCAGCGCCCGGATGGGTCAAGAGCTCTGTGTCCGTGAGGTGTTCACGCACACCACGGTCGCGGAATTGGCGGACCACATGGCCGGGACCCTGCTCGGCCGGACCGCCTCTCAGCAGTGA
- a CDS encoding MbtH family protein, which translates to MANPFDDPDATYLVLVNDEGQYSLWPSFVEVPEGWHVAHAQAPRQVCVDYIDENWTDMRPKSLIAASEAA; encoded by the coding sequence GTGGCAAACCCCTTTGACGACCCCGACGCGACATATCTGGTTCTGGTCAACGACGAGGGCCAGTACTCGCTGTGGCCCTCGTTCGTCGAGGTGCCGGAGGGCTGGCACGTCGCTCATGCGCAGGCCCCGCGCCAGGTGTGCGTCGACTACATCGACGAGAACTGGACGGACATGCGGCCCAAGAGCCTCATAGCCGCGAGCGAGGCCGCCTGA